From the genome of Eucalyptus grandis isolate ANBG69807.140 chromosome 2, ASM1654582v1, whole genome shotgun sequence, one region includes:
- the LOC104424546 gene encoding uncharacterized protein LOC104424546, whose translation MEVSLPKEHNDTPLLLAFRRSIPMLNTSSGNLVATLDWMIVENRTCKEAGSNKSSYACAGQNTKCEDSGDERGHICICEDGYKDVQDLVHPVHASAAWIHTKITEPNAWRPIGETW comes from the exons ATGGAGGTCAGCCTCCCCAAAGAACATAACGATACTCCACTGCTGCTTGCCTTCAGGAGGAGTATTCCGATGCTCAACACCTCGTCCGGGAACTTGGTGGCTACGCTGGACTGGATGATTGTAGAGAACAGGACTTGCAAAGAGGCCGGATCGAACAAGTCGAGCTATGCCTGTGCAGGCCAAAACACGAAATGCGAGGACTCCGGGGATGAACGGGGTCATATCTGCATATgcgaggatgggtacaaggatgTACAG GATCTTGTGCACCCGGTTCATGCAAGTGCGGCTTGGATCCACACTAAAATCACCGAGCCCAACGCTTGGCGACCAATAGGGGAGACTTGGTGA